Below is a window of Deinococcus betulae DNA.
AAGTCGCTCTTTTCCTCGGTGCCTTCGTTGGCCGAGACCGTCACGCCCTTGGCCTTGAGGGCCTTCTCAACTTCCTTGGCCAGACCTTCGCCGTAGGCGGTCTTGTCGTTCAGGACGTAGACCTTCTTGGCTTTCAGGTTGCCACTGATGAAGTTGGCGCCGGCCGGGCCCTGGGCGTCGTCGCGGGCCACGATGCGGTTCATGTTGGTCAGGCCGCGGTCGGTCACGCCGTTGGCGGTGTTGGCCGGGGAGACCATCGCCACGCGGCTCTTGACCAGCACGGCGCTGGCGGGAATGGCCACGCCGCTGTTCAGGGTGCCCACGACGGCCATGATCTGGCGGTCAGCGGCGATCTTGTTGGCGGCCGAGGTGCCGGTGGCGGGATCAGCCTGGTCGTCGTAGGGGACGAGCACGAGGTCAAAGCCCAGCTTCTTGAACTGCGCTTTGTACTCGTTGACGGCCAGCTGCGCGCCGTTGCGAATCTGGCTGCCCAGGTCGCTCTGGC
It encodes the following:
- a CDS encoding branched-chain amino acid ABC transporter substrate-binding protein, translated to MKKTAISLTVLAALAMGTASAQTTIKIASLSPLSGGQSDLGSQIRNGAQLAVNEYKAQFKKLGFDLVLVPYDDQADPATGTSAANKIAADRQIMAVVGTLNSGVAIPASAVLVKSRVAMVSPANTANGVTDRGLTNMNRIVARDDAQGPAGANFISGNLKAKKVYVLNDKTAYGEGLAKEVEKALKAKGVTVSANEGTEEKSDFSGIIAKIRLQRPDAIYFGGIYNQVGVFIKQLREAGLATPVVGGDGLDSG